The proteins below are encoded in one region of Cucurbita pepo subsp. pepo cultivar mu-cu-16 chromosome LG10, ASM280686v2, whole genome shotgun sequence:
- the LOC111803428 gene encoding rhodanese-like domain-containing protein 9, chloroplastic isoform X1, whose translation MRSRKKRLNENRERQRRLKQVINSSSLSHTMAAIGTCCSTLPARSNLRTSWLSIRTVPHRRTYPGKQVLQRKFGIRAEINFVNVEEAKKLTADDGYVIVDVRDKSQFDRAHIKSCYHVPLFIQNEDNDLGTIIKRTVHNNFSGLFFGLPFTKPNPEFVQSVKAQFSPQTKLLLVCQEGLRSAAAADKLEKAGFENIACITSGLQSVKPGTFESVGSGELQDAGKAGLVQIQGKISAVLGTVLICAYLFITLFPDQAEKLLQMVPSS comes from the exons ATGAGAAGCAGAAAGAAGCGATTAAATGAGAATcgagagagacagagaaggCTGAAGCAAGTGATTAATTCATCGTCGCTATCTCATACAATGGCAGCCATTGGGACTTGCTGTTCAACGCTTCCTGCAAGAAG CAACCTAAGGACGTCCTGGCTTTCCATAAGGACTGTTCCTCATAGAAGAACCTATCCAGGGAAACAAGTTCTTCAGAGAAAATTTGGAATTAGAGCTGAAATAAATTTTGTCAATGTTGAAGAAGCAAAAAAACTAACTGCAGATGATGGATATGTAATCGTTGATGTTCGGGACAAATCACAGTTCGATCGAGCTCACATTAAATCGTGTTACCATGTCCCGCTTTTCATTCAAAATGAAGACAATGATCTTG GAACTATTATCAAAAGAACAGTGCACAACAATTTTTCTGGTCTCTTCTTTGGATTGCCATTTACAAAGCCCAACCCTGAGTTTGTGCAGTCTGTTAAAGCCCAGTTTTCACCTCAAACCAAGCTATTGCTAGTTTGTCAGGAAGGATTAag GTCCGCTGCTGCTGCTGACAAGTTAGAGAAAGCTGGTTTTGAAAACATAGCTTGTATAACATCAGGACTCCAATCAGTAAAACCAG GCACATTTGAGTCGGTTGGTTCGGGTGAGTTACAAGATGCTGGCAAAGCTGGTTTGGTGCAAATCCAAGGCAAGATTTCAGCTGTGCTAGGAACTGTTCTTATCT GTGCATATTTGTTCATAACCCTGTTTCCAGATCAGGCTGAGAAGCTGCTTCAAATGGTACCATCAAGTTAA
- the LOC111803428 gene encoding rhodanese-like domain-containing protein 9, chloroplastic isoform X2 has protein sequence MLSNLRTSWLSIRTVPHRRTYPGKQVLQRKFGIRAEINFVNVEEAKKLTADDGYVIVDVRDKSQFDRAHIKSCYHVPLFIQNEDNDLGTIIKRTVHNNFSGLFFGLPFTKPNPEFVQSVKAQFSPQTKLLLVCQEGLRSAAAADKLEKAGFENIACITSGLQSVKPGTFESVGSGELQDAGKAGLVQIQGKISAVLGTVLICAYLFITLFPDQAEKLLQMVPSS, from the exons ATGCTAAG CAACCTAAGGACGTCCTGGCTTTCCATAAGGACTGTTCCTCATAGAAGAACCTATCCAGGGAAACAAGTTCTTCAGAGAAAATTTGGAATTAGAGCTGAAATAAATTTTGTCAATGTTGAAGAAGCAAAAAAACTAACTGCAGATGATGGATATGTAATCGTTGATGTTCGGGACAAATCACAGTTCGATCGAGCTCACATTAAATCGTGTTACCATGTCCCGCTTTTCATTCAAAATGAAGACAATGATCTTG GAACTATTATCAAAAGAACAGTGCACAACAATTTTTCTGGTCTCTTCTTTGGATTGCCATTTACAAAGCCCAACCCTGAGTTTGTGCAGTCTGTTAAAGCCCAGTTTTCACCTCAAACCAAGCTATTGCTAGTTTGTCAGGAAGGATTAag GTCCGCTGCTGCTGCTGACAAGTTAGAGAAAGCTGGTTTTGAAAACATAGCTTGTATAACATCAGGACTCCAATCAGTAAAACCAG GCACATTTGAGTCGGTTGGTTCGGGTGAGTTACAAGATGCTGGCAAAGCTGGTTTGGTGCAAATCCAAGGCAAGATTTCAGCTGTGCTAGGAACTGTTCTTATCT GTGCATATTTGTTCATAACCCTGTTTCCAGATCAGGCTGAGAAGCTGCTTCAAATGGTACCATCAAGTTAA